The proteins below are encoded in one region of Segatella copri:
- a CDS encoding glycosyltransferase family 4 protein codes for MNKIKILWFETTMPSRYEHSGIVGGGWQDSLENIVKSCPEIQLHIAFESHKYTDAKCVDGVWYYPMNFKYSLTEKIIDQFSWNPNCNHIVAEELKIIDKVKPDLIHIFGNEWAFGMIQKYTKIPCVIHIQGSWISYFNSLYPPKYNGFTISKAIGLDLRKQWRLYRSYYKDLSRLNMETEIWKSVSNYMGRTEWDRALVNTLSPMAKYYHVEEALRPVFLESSKKWCLSTSKVINIISVGCSSFLKGIDMMLKTANVLKNMGVDFTWKVAGQLDPLMKKAVENKEHLKFSDCNIEILGYVTAEQLAKILTDSSIYVHTAYIENSPNSICEAQVLGLPIISTHVGGIATLVEDKKGGLLIPANEPWQMANAIVELFEDKARMQSYSKYNMDQARKRHSVDNVKQELLACYKDIIKRNV; via the coding sequence ATGAATAAGATTAAGATACTTTGGTTTGAAACCACAATGCCTTCACGATATGAGCATTCTGGTATAGTAGGTGGTGGCTGGCAAGACTCTTTAGAAAATATTGTGAAGAGTTGTCCGGAAATCCAGTTGCATATTGCTTTTGAAAGTCATAAATATACTGATGCCAAGTGTGTTGATGGCGTTTGGTATTATCCGATGAATTTTAAATATTCTTTAACGGAAAAAATAATAGATCAGTTTTCTTGGAATCCAAATTGCAACCATATTGTAGCAGAGGAATTGAAGATAATTGATAAGGTGAAACCTGATTTAATACATATTTTTGGAAATGAGTGGGCTTTTGGTATGATACAGAAATATACAAAAATACCTTGTGTAATTCATATTCAGGGTAGTTGGATTTCGTACTTTAATTCCTTGTATCCTCCTAAGTATAACGGCTTTACTATTAGTAAGGCTATAGGTCTAGATCTACGTAAGCAATGGCGTTTGTATCGGAGTTATTATAAGGATTTATCTCGTTTGAATATGGAAACTGAAATTTGGAAATCAGTGTCAAATTATATGGGACGTACAGAATGGGATAGAGCTTTAGTTAACACCCTGAGCCCGATGGCAAAATACTATCACGTGGAGGAAGCTTTAAGGCCTGTTTTCTTGGAATCTTCAAAAAAATGGTGTTTATCTACATCCAAAGTTATAAATATAATATCAGTTGGTTGTAGTTCTTTCTTGAAGGGTATCGACATGATGCTAAAAACAGCGAATGTTTTGAAAAATATGGGAGTAGATTTTACGTGGAAAGTTGCTGGACAGCTTGATCCTCTTATGAAAAAGGCGGTAGAGAATAAAGAACATTTGAAATTCTCGGATTGTAATATTGAGATTTTAGGATATGTTACAGCAGAGCAATTAGCCAAGATATTGACAGATAGTTCCATTTATGTTCATACGGCCTATATAGAGAATAGTCCTAATAGTATCTGTGAAGCTCAGGTGTTAGGCTTGCCGATTATTTCAACGCATGTTGGTGGAATAGCTACTTTAGTAGAAGATAAAAAGGGTGGATTGCTTATTCCTGCTAATGAACCATGGCAAATGGCTAATGCAATAGTTGAACTATTTGAAGACAAAGCGAGAATGCAATCTTATTCCAAATACAATATGGACCAAGCTCGAAAAAGACATTCTGTTGATAATGTTAAGCAAGAGTTGTTGGCATGTTATAAAGATATTATAAAAAGAAACGTATAA
- a CDS encoding acyltransferase encodes MHERFNDISILRCSAMLIIVFYHCLCAYGVWDDAAYSADLSVPLWDVFIAIMRNIHLPLFFIIAGFLFGYKRILGGYGNLMKFTKDKFIRVMLPYFIVGIIIVVVQKIPVKSLFYGISHLWFLMTIFECYLFGRIIDFVLRTEYKWRIILLLICCLVIAFQEKITINMWGLTIRQFSQYFPFYLIGMIFGAMNFKKNKSSYYECAVMICSLLLMIATACINKSDETLRFLGLLFCCSIFLFLRNFSGITLSSSMKSLDKCSMGIYIVHHILIQEMNGIDCFHALMTEHYILYPLMQFFVITLVSWYIVVLLKKNSFAKYVVG; translated from the coding sequence ATGCACGAAAGATTTAATGATATTAGTATTTTGAGATGTAGCGCAATGCTTATAATTGTTTTTTATCATTGTCTTTGCGCTTATGGAGTTTGGGATGATGCGGCTTATTCTGCAGATTTATCAGTACCGTTATGGGATGTATTCATAGCAATAATGCGTAATATCCATTTGCCTCTGTTTTTTATCATAGCAGGATTTTTATTTGGCTATAAGCGAATTCTGGGGGGGTATGGAAATCTTATGAAATTTACTAAAGATAAGTTTATACGTGTCATGCTTCCATACTTTATTGTTGGTATAATTATAGTTGTAGTTCAAAAAATACCTGTAAAATCTCTGTTTTATGGAATTTCTCATTTATGGTTTTTGATGACCATTTTCGAATGTTATCTATTTGGCCGCATTATTGATTTTGTCTTGCGGACAGAATATAAGTGGCGAATAATTTTGTTACTGATATGTTGTCTCGTTATAGCCTTTCAAGAAAAAATTACCATTAATATGTGGGGACTAACAATAAGGCAATTTAGTCAATACTTTCCATTCTATTTAATTGGTATGATTTTCGGAGCAATGAACTTCAAAAAGAATAAGTCAAGTTATTATGAATGTGCAGTGATGATATGCTCGTTGCTTCTAATGATTGCAACTGCTTGCATCAATAAAAGTGATGAAACTTTAAGATTCTTAGGTCTATTATTTTGTTGTTCTATTTTCCTGTTTCTGAGGAACTTTTCTGGGATTACACTATCTTCATCTATGAAAAGCCTTGACAAATGCTCTATGGGTATTTATATAGTTCATCATATTCTAATCCAAGAGATGAATGGGATAGATTGTTTTCATGCTTTGATGACTGAGCACTATATTTTATATCCACTTATGCAATTTTTTGTCATAACTTTGGTGAGTTGGTATATAGTTGTTCTTCTTAAAAAGAATAGTTTCGCTAAATATGTTGTTGGCTGA
- a CDS encoding lipopolysaccharide biosynthesis protein: MVVGLYTSRVVLNVLGVDDYGLYNVVGGVVAMFSILTATLSQAISRYFTFELGKENSNRLHIIFCTGVNIQLLMSVIVILIAEIGGVWFLNAKMNIPPDRMVAANWVLQFSILAFVVSLISVPYNAVIIAHEKMKAFAYVSVLEAILKLTIAYILFISPVDKLITYGFLLLAVSIVIRYVYGHYCHKHFDECHYEFILDKTLLLEMAKFAGLNAITCSAFMFNTQGINILSNLFFGVAINAARGVALQVDTVIRGFVANFTTAAKPQIIKYYSSGDYGNMMKLVYSSTKYSYFLMLIFAIPFIFEADELLKIWLKTYPSYAPCFVRWSMFVALITLLGEMLYVAILATGKLKKYVALETAISIFVFPVSYLLFLINFPSYIPYLLMGIVYFVLMVVRLVYLRQILDFSIKCFLNEACRPVVLTTVLTLLVCWWISHIIYGKSVLLILSACILMALTVCISVFLVGLAKAERKYVIDKIRNYARKI; the protein is encoded by the coding sequence ATGGTGGTTGGCTTATATACTAGCCGCGTAGTTCTTAATGTTTTAGGTGTAGATGATTATGGTCTTTATAATGTGGTAGGTGGTGTCGTTGCAATGTTCTCAATTTTAACAGCAACACTATCTCAGGCGATTAGTAGATATTTTACATTTGAATTAGGCAAGGAAAATTCGAACCGATTACATATAATATTCTGCACAGGTGTGAACATCCAGTTGTTAATGTCTGTAATTGTAATACTTATAGCAGAAATAGGAGGTGTTTGGTTTTTAAATGCCAAGATGAATATCCCTCCTGATCGTATGGTAGCTGCAAATTGGGTTTTGCAATTTTCAATTTTGGCTTTTGTCGTATCATTGATAAGTGTACCTTATAATGCTGTAATTATAGCACACGAAAAGATGAAAGCTTTTGCATACGTAAGTGTATTAGAGGCTATATTGAAATTAACTATTGCCTATATATTATTTATATCACCTGTAGATAAATTAATAACTTATGGATTCTTGTTGCTTGCAGTGTCCATTGTTATTCGTTATGTTTATGGACATTATTGTCATAAGCATTTTGACGAATGTCATTATGAATTTATTTTGGACAAGACTTTACTTTTGGAAATGGCAAAGTTTGCGGGGCTTAATGCCATAACATGTTCGGCATTTATGTTTAACACCCAAGGTATAAATATTCTTTCGAACTTGTTTTTTGGTGTTGCTATAAATGCAGCTCGTGGTGTAGCATTACAGGTTGATACTGTTATACGAGGTTTTGTGGCTAACTTTACCACTGCAGCTAAACCACAAATTATTAAATATTATTCTTCAGGGGACTATGGAAATATGATGAAACTTGTATATAGTAGTACTAAGTATAGTTATTTCTTGATGCTAATTTTTGCAATTCCATTTATCTTCGAAGCCGATGAACTCTTGAAAATTTGGCTAAAGACATATCCTTCTTATGCTCCATGCTTTGTAAGGTGGAGTATGTTTGTTGCACTTATTACTCTTTTAGGTGAGATGCTTTATGTGGCAATATTAGCAACAGGAAAACTTAAGAAATATGTAGCTCTAGAAACAGCTATTTCTATATTTGTGTTTCCTGTTAGCTATCTATTATTCTTAATTAACTTTCCTTCTTATATTCCTTATTTATTGATGGGAATAGTTTATTTTGTATTAATGGTAGTTAGGTTGGTGTATTTGAGGCAAATTTTAGATTTTTCAATTAAGTGTTTTTTGAATGAAGCATGTCGGCCTGTAGTCTTGACAACTGTATTAACTTTGCTTGTTTGCTGGTGGATAAGTCATATAATTTACGGAAAGTCAGTTTTATTAATTCTTTCAGCATGCATCTTGATGGCACTTACTGTTTGCATATCTGTCTTCCTTGTTGGATTAGCAAAAGCAGAAAGAAAATATGTAATCGATAAAATTAGAAATTATGCACGAAAGATTTAA
- a CDS encoding dTDP-glucose 4,6-dehydratase, translating into MKNIIITGGAGFIGSHVVRLFVNKYPEYHIINLDKLTYAGNLANLKDIEDKPNYTFVKGDICDFDLMLKLMQDYKVDGIIHLAAESHVDRSITDPFTFAHTNVMGTLSLLQAAKIYWESLPEGYEGKRFYHISTDEVYGALQMTHPEGIPAPFTTKASSGKNHEAYGEEFFLETTKYNPHSPYSASKASSDHFVRAFHDTYGMPTIVTNCSNNYGPYQFPEKLIPLFINNIRHRKPLPVYGKGENVRDWLYVVDHARAIDMIFHKGKIAETYNIGGFNEWKNIDIIKVVIKTVDRLLGRPEGADLDLITYVTDRKGHDMRYAIDSRKLQKELGWEPSLQFEEGIEETVKWYLENQEWMDHVTSGEYQKYYDNMYKDR; encoded by the coding sequence ATGAAGAATATCATTATCACGGGCGGTGCTGGTTTCATCGGCTCACACGTAGTAAGACTTTTCGTGAACAAATATCCTGAGTATCACATCATCAACCTCGACAAGTTGACATACGCAGGCAACCTGGCTAACCTCAAGGACATCGAGGACAAGCCTAACTATACTTTCGTTAAGGGTGATATCTGTGATTTCGATCTGATGCTGAAACTGATGCAGGACTACAAGGTAGATGGCATAATCCATCTCGCTGCCGAGAGCCACGTAGATAGAAGTATCACGGATCCTTTCACTTTTGCTCATACCAACGTGATGGGTACCCTGTCTCTGCTCCAGGCGGCAAAGATTTACTGGGAGAGTCTTCCAGAGGGTTACGAGGGCAAGCGCTTCTACCACATCTCTACCGATGAGGTGTATGGTGCCTTGCAGATGACTCATCCTGAGGGTATTCCTGCTCCTTTCACCACCAAGGCATCCAGCGGTAAGAACCATGAGGCTTATGGCGAGGAGTTCTTCCTGGAGACTACCAAGTATAATCCTCACTCTCCATACTCAGCATCCAAGGCAAGCTCAGACCACTTCGTCCGTGCTTTCCACGATACATATGGTATGCCTACCATCGTGACCAACTGCTCTAACAACTACGGTCCATACCAGTTCCCAGAGAAGTTGATTCCGCTGTTTATCAACAATATCCGTCATCGCAAGCCATTGCCTGTATATGGTAAGGGTGAGAACGTGCGCGACTGGTTGTATGTAGTAGATCATGCCCGTGCCATCGATATGATTTTCCACAAGGGCAAGATTGCCGAGACTTACAACATCGGCGGTTTCAACGAGTGGAAGAATATCGATATCATCAAGGTGGTAATCAAGACTGTTGATAGATTGCTCGGTCGTCCTGAGGGTGCTGACTTGGATTTGATTACTTATGTAACAGACAGAAAGGGTCACGATATGCGTTACGCCATCGACTCTAGAAAGTTGCAGAAGGAACTCGGTTGGGAGCCATCTCTCCAGTTTGAGGAAGGTATCGAAGAAACGGTGAAATGGTATCTCGAGAACCAGGAATGGATGGATCATGTTACTTCTGGGGAGTATCAGAAGTATTACGATAATATGTATAAAGATAGATAA